Proteins encoded by one window of Mesorhizobium sp. INR15:
- the murJ gene encoding murein biosynthesis integral membrane protein MurJ has protein sequence MSLVKKFATVASGTLMSRALGFGREMLMAAALGTGPIADAFNAAFQFPNTFRRLFAEGAFNAAFVPLFAKEIETHGTDGAKRFSEEVFGVLFTALLALTIAMELAMPLIVRYLVAPGFAGTPGKFDTTVALATIMFPYLICMSLAAMMAGMLNSLRRYFAAAIAPAFLNIILISVLGYAWYHGLDARAVGFSLSWGVLAAGIVQLAIVWVAVRNAGIVLGFRRPKMTPNVKRLLILALPAAITGGITQINQLIGTAIASAQNSAVSSLAYADRVYQLPLGVVGVAVAIVLLPELSRALKSGNLIEAANLQNRSVEFTLFLTLPAAVALWVMSEPIVRLVYERGAFAANHSTPTVAAILAIFGLGLPAFVLIKAFTPGYFAREDTRTPMIFAAISVAVNVTIALSLFPTMGAPGIAVASAVAGWVNAVMLLAVLIRRGHWGRDVPLLKRIPRLVLSAVVMGIALYFAEHWFEVRLGPGSPLIIKATTVLSLVAGGAMLYFVTAFATGGADFGMIRRNATRKGPSPIKEQSPDP, from the coding sequence ATGAGCCTTGTCAAAAAATTCGCCACGGTCGCTTCCGGCACACTGATGAGCCGCGCTCTCGGTTTCGGCCGTGAGATGCTGATGGCCGCCGCCCTTGGCACCGGGCCGATCGCCGATGCCTTCAACGCCGCCTTCCAGTTTCCCAACACCTTTCGCCGGCTGTTCGCCGAAGGCGCCTTCAACGCCGCCTTCGTGCCGCTCTTCGCCAAGGAGATCGAAACCCACGGCACCGATGGCGCCAAGCGCTTTTCCGAAGAAGTTTTCGGCGTACTGTTCACGGCGCTGCTGGCGCTGACCATTGCCATGGAACTGGCGATGCCGCTGATCGTGCGCTACCTCGTGGCGCCGGGCTTTGCCGGCACGCCTGGAAAATTCGATACCACGGTGGCGCTGGCCACCATCATGTTCCCCTACCTGATCTGCATGTCGCTCGCAGCGATGATGGCGGGCATGCTGAACTCGCTGCGCCGCTATTTCGCGGCTGCCATCGCACCCGCTTTTTTGAACATCATCCTGATCAGCGTGCTTGGCTATGCATGGTACCATGGGCTGGATGCGCGCGCGGTTGGCTTTAGCCTGTCCTGGGGCGTGCTGGCGGCGGGCATCGTGCAGCTCGCGATCGTCTGGGTGGCGGTGCGCAATGCCGGCATTGTGCTCGGTTTTCGCCGGCCGAAGATGACACCCAACGTCAAGCGCCTGCTGATCCTGGCGCTGCCGGCGGCGATCACCGGCGGCATCACCCAAATCAACCAGCTGATCGGCACGGCGATCGCCTCTGCGCAAAACAGCGCGGTGTCGTCACTGGCCTATGCGGACCGCGTCTACCAGCTGCCGCTCGGTGTCGTCGGCGTCGCCGTCGCCATTGTGCTGTTGCCCGAACTGTCACGGGCTCTGAAGTCCGGCAACCTGATCGAGGCGGCCAACCTGCAGAACCGCTCGGTCGAGTTCACGCTGTTTCTGACCTTGCCGGCGGCAGTCGCACTCTGGGTCATGTCGGAGCCGATCGTGCGGCTGGTCTATGAGCGCGGCGCCTTCGCCGCCAATCATTCGACGCCGACCGTCGCGGCGATCCTGGCGATCTTCGGGCTCGGGCTGCCGGCCTTCGTTCTGATCAAGGCGTTCACGCCAGGCTATTTCGCCCGCGAAGACACGCGCACGCCGATGATCTTTGCCGCCATCTCGGTGGCGGTCAACGTCACTATCGCGCTGTCGCTGTTTCCCACCATGGGTGCGCCCGGCATCGCCGTCGCCTCGGCCGTCGCCGGCTGGGTCAACGCCGTGATGCTGCTTGCCGTGCTGATCCGGCGCGGCCACTGGGGCCGCGACGTGCCCCTGCTGAAGCGCATTCCTCGGCTGGTCCTCTCGGCGGTGGTGATGGGTATCGCGCTCTATTTCGCCGAACACTGGTTCGAGGTGAGGCTTGGCCCCGGCTCGCCGCTCATCATCAAGGCGACGACCGTGCTGTCGCTGGTCGCCGGCGGAGCGATGCTTTACTTCGTCACCGCCTTCGCCACCGGCGGCGCCGATTTCGGCATGATCCGCCGCAATGCGACGCGAAAAGGACCTTCGCCAATCAAGGAACAGTCTCCAGATCCGTGA
- a CDS encoding type II toxin-antitoxin system VapB family antitoxin, with protein MYIEGTQMTININNKEADSLTRAFAKVEGVGITEAIVIAMREALERRRNRETPLQTAARLRAEFGIQLSEQARKPLPRSVYDELSGDE; from the coding sequence ATGTACATCGAGGGCACTCAGATGACTATCAACATCAACAACAAAGAGGCGGACAGCCTGACGCGCGCTTTCGCCAAGGTCGAGGGCGTCGGTATCACCGAAGCGATTGTGATCGCCATGCGTGAAGCCCTGGAGCGTCGGCGCAACCGCGAGACGCCGCTGCAGACAGCGGCGCGGCTTCGGGCCGAGTTTGGGATTCAACTGAGCGAGCAGGCGCGCAAACCATTGCCGCGTTCGGTCTACGATGAACTGTCCGGCGACGAATAA
- a CDS encoding ActR/PrrA/RegA family redox response regulator transcription factor: protein MTGDEPIGAMVEGEDTSLLLVDDDKPFLTRLARAMETRGFVVETAESVEEAVAKARSNPPAYAVVDMRLGDGNGLDVVAAIREKRDDSRTIILTGYGNIATAVTAVKLGAVDYLSKPADADDIFAALTRTAGERAAPPENPMSADRVRWEHIQRVYEMCDRNVSETARRLNMHRRTLQRILAKRAPR, encoded by the coding sequence ATGACAGGCGACGAACCGATTGGCGCAATGGTTGAAGGCGAGGACACCTCGCTGCTGCTCGTCGATGACGACAAGCCGTTCCTCACGCGCCTTGCCCGGGCCATGGAAACCAGGGGCTTCGTCGTCGAGACGGCGGAGAGCGTCGAGGAGGCGGTTGCCAAGGCGCGCAGCAATCCGCCCGCCTATGCCGTGGTCGACATGCGGCTCGGCGACGGCAATGGTCTCGACGTCGTCGCGGCGATCCGCGAAAAGCGCGACGACTCCCGCACCATCATCCTGACCGGCTATGGCAACATCGCCACCGCGGTGACGGCGGTGAAGCTCGGCGCCGTCGACTATCTCTCCAAGCCGGCCGACGCCGACGATATCTTCGCCGCGCTGACCCGCACCGCCGGCGAGCGCGCCGCGCCGCCGGAAAATCCGATGTCGGCCGACCGCGTGCGCTGGGAACACATCCAGCGCGTCTATGAAATGTGCGACCGCAACGTGTCGGAGACCGCGCGCCGCCTCAACATGCATCGCCGCACCTTGCAGCGGATACTGGCCAAGCGCGCGCCGCGCTGA
- a CDS encoding universal stress protein: protein MVSKRLSREAGHRRKFLTIIDDTPECERAVAYASKRAQSTNGTLVLLYVIEPDDFQHWLGVEKIMREEATATARSALDSYANKVRQKLGIEPEMVVREGKPTEEIHKLIEDDQDIAILVLAAGAGKEGPGPLVGAVAGKGAAFPIPVTVVPQNLSDEEIDSLA from the coding sequence ATGGTCTCCAAACGCCTCAGTCGCGAAGCCGGCCATCGCCGCAAGTTCCTGACCATTATCGACGATACGCCCGAATGCGAGCGCGCCGTCGCCTACGCCTCGAAGCGGGCGCAGAGCACCAATGGCACGCTGGTTCTGCTCTACGTCATCGAGCCCGATGATTTCCAGCACTGGCTGGGCGTCGAGAAGATCATGCGCGAGGAAGCCACCGCCACGGCGCGCAGCGCGCTCGACAGCTATGCCAACAAGGTGCGCCAGAAGCTCGGCATCGAACCGGAAATGGTGGTGCGCGAGGGCAAGCCGACCGAAGAAATCCACAAACTGATCGAGGACGACCAGGATATTGCCATTCTCGTGCTGGCGGCCGGCGCCGGCAAGGAAGGCCCCGGACCGCTGGTTGGCGCCGTGGCCGGCAAGGGTGCTGCTTTCCCGATCCCGGTGACCGTGGTGCCGCAGAACCTGTCGGACGAGGAGATCGACAGCCTGGCGTAA
- the trpS gene encoding tryptophan--tRNA ligase, producing the protein MTAFKPLVFSGVQPTGNLHLGNYLGAIKKFVALQDTSDCIYCVVDLHSLTAQLVHDDLRDQTRSITAAFLASGIDPTKHIVFNQSRVMQHAELAWIFNCVARIGWMNRMTQFKDKAGKDRENASLGLLAYPSLMAADILLYRATHVPVGEDQKQHLELTRDIAQKFNNDFSDRIAAIGVGVEMQVGEETVNGYFPLTEPVIGGPAARIMSLRDGSKKMSKSDPSDLSRINLTDDADAISKKIRKAKTDPEALPGELDGLAGRPEAENLVGIYAGLAEISKEAVLKEYGGQQFSVFKPALADLAVERLAPIASEMRRISDDRAYVDAVLKDGGERAGALAEKTMKTVRDIIGLLQD; encoded by the coding sequence ATGACCGCCTTCAAGCCACTCGTCTTCTCCGGTGTCCAGCCGACCGGCAACCTGCATCTCGGCAACTATCTCGGCGCCATCAAGAAATTCGTAGCGCTGCAGGACACGTCCGACTGCATCTACTGCGTCGTCGACCTGCATTCGCTGACCGCGCAACTCGTTCATGACGACCTTAGGGATCAGACCCGCTCGATCACCGCGGCGTTCCTGGCTTCCGGCATCGACCCGACGAAGCACATCGTCTTCAACCAGTCGCGGGTGATGCAGCACGCCGAACTCGCCTGGATCTTCAATTGCGTCGCCCGCATCGGCTGGATGAACCGCATGACGCAGTTCAAGGACAAGGCCGGCAAGGACCGCGAGAACGCTTCGCTCGGCCTGCTCGCCTATCCCTCCCTGATGGCCGCCGATATCCTGCTCTACCGCGCCACGCATGTGCCGGTGGGCGAGGACCAGAAGCAGCACCTGGAACTGACCCGCGACATCGCGCAGAAGTTCAACAACGACTTCTCCGACCGGATCGCTGCCATTGGCGTCGGCGTCGAGATGCAAGTCGGCGAGGAGACGGTGAACGGCTACTTCCCGCTGACCGAACCGGTCATCGGTGGCCCGGCCGCGCGCATCATGTCGCTGCGCGACGGCTCCAAGAAGATGTCGAAGTCGGACCCGTCCGATCTGTCGCGCATCAACCTGACCGACGATGCCGATGCCATCTCGAAGAAGATCCGCAAGGCCAAGACAGATCCGGAAGCCTTGCCGGGCGAACTGGACGGCCTCGCCGGCCGGCCGGAAGCGGAGAACCTCGTCGGCATCTATGCCGGACTGGCCGAGATTTCCAAGGAAGCCGTGCTGAAGGAATATGGCGGGCAGCAGTTCTCGGTGTTCAAGCCGGCACTGGCCGACCTTGCCGTGGAAAGGCTGGCGCCGATCGCCAGCGAGATGCGCCGCATTTCCGATGACCGCGCCTATGTCGACGCGGTGCTGAAAGATGGCGGCGAACGGGCCGGCGCCCTGGCCGAAAAGACGATGAAGACGGTGCGCGACATCATCGGACTGCTGCAGGACTGA
- the cueR gene encoding Cu(I)-responsive transcriptional regulator, with protein sequence MNVGDAAHRSGLPAKTIRYYEEIGLISPQRASNGYRDYSGDDIHRLTFLRRARNLGFSIDDCRQLMALYQDRSRASHDVREIAAAHVTAIEEKVRELQSMRVTLQKLIHACHGDHRPDCPILDDMAGAVLSGDKGASAPA encoded by the coding sequence ATGAATGTCGGTGACGCAGCCCACCGGTCCGGCCTGCCGGCCAAGACCATCCGATACTATGAGGAGATCGGGCTGATCAGCCCCCAGCGGGCCAGCAATGGCTACCGCGACTATTCAGGCGATGACATCCACCGGCTGACGTTTCTGCGCCGCGCGCGCAACCTCGGCTTCTCCATCGATGATTGCCGCCAGTTGATGGCGCTCTATCAAGACCGCAGCCGCGCTAGCCATGACGTGCGCGAAATCGCCGCCGCGCATGTCACCGCGATCGAGGAAAAAGTGCGCGAGCTGCAGTCGATGCGCGTTACCTTGCAGAAGCTGATCCATGCCTGCCATGGCGACCACCGGCCGGATTGTCCGATCCTGGATGATATGGCGGGAGCGGTGCTATCAGGTGATAAAGGCGCTTCGGCGCCTGCGTAG
- a CDS encoding MmcB family DNA repair protein: MPIISPILQNPLIDGRQSDRAMLVRRGVQRLLMQMGAHVLPELSLATGRRADLVALTRQGDIWIIEVKSSIEDFRVDRKWPDYRLHSDRFFFATHPGVPQEIFPQECGFILSDGYGAEILRDAPEHRMAAATRKALMLRIARAGASRLLAAELAGVSVPALEGESE; encoded by the coding sequence ATGCCAATCATTTCACCGATTCTGCAAAATCCCCTGATTGACGGCCGCCAGTCCGATCGCGCCATGCTGGTGCGGCGCGGCGTGCAGCGGCTGTTAATGCAGATGGGCGCGCATGTGCTGCCTGAACTGTCGCTGGCGACCGGCCGGCGCGCCGATCTCGTCGCGCTGACCCGCCAGGGCGACATCTGGATCATCGAGGTCAAATCCTCGATCGAGGACTTCCGGGTCGACCGCAAATGGCCGGACTATCGGCTCCACTCCGACCGTTTTTTCTTCGCCACCCATCCCGGCGTGCCGCAGGAGATATTTCCGCAGGAATGCGGTTTCATTCTTTCCGACGGCTACGGCGCCGAGATCCTGCGCGACGCGCCGGAGCACCGCATGGCGGCGGCGACGCGCAAGGCGCTGATGCTGCGGATCGCGCGGGCCGGGGCCTCGCGGCTGCTGGCGGCGGAACTCGCGGGGGTGTCGGTGCCGGCGCTGGAAGGTGAGAGCGAGTAG
- a CDS encoding NifU family protein produces MFIQTESTPNPATLKFLPGKEVLVEGTADFRDADSAATASPLAGRLFEIPGVTGVFFGYDFITVTKDGPDWQHLKPAILGAIMEHFMSGAPVMVNAGPAAETSQTGEFYDKADEELVITIKELLDTRVRPAVAQDGGDITFRGFENGTVFLHMKGACAGCPSSTATLKHGIQNLLRHFVPEVQQVEQVS; encoded by the coding sequence ATGTTCATCCAGACCGAATCGACGCCGAACCCGGCGACGCTGAAATTCCTGCCCGGCAAGGAAGTGCTTGTGGAAGGCACCGCCGATTTCCGCGATGCCGATAGTGCCGCGACCGCTTCGCCGCTGGCCGGCCGGCTGTTCGAGATCCCTGGCGTCACCGGCGTTTTCTTTGGCTACGACTTCATCACCGTAACCAAGGACGGCCCCGACTGGCAGCACCTGAAGCCGGCGATCCTCGGCGCCATCATGGAGCATTTCATGTCCGGCGCGCCGGTGATGGTTAATGCCGGCCCCGCCGCTGAAACCAGCCAGACCGGTGAGTTCTACGATAAGGCCGACGAAGAGCTCGTCATCACCATCAAGGAACTGCTCGACACGCGCGTGCGTCCTGCGGTTGCCCAGGATGGTGGCGACATCACTTTCCGTGGCTTCGAGAACGGCACCGTGTTCCTGCACATGAAGGGCGCCTGCGCCGGCTGCCCGTCGTCAACCGCGACGCTGAAGCACGGCATCCAGAACCTTCTGCGCCATTTCGTGCCTGAGGTTCAGCAGGTCGAACAGGTCTCCTGA
- a CDS encoding L,D-transpeptidase, giving the protein MRMKSFAIIAALALSTAIAGCSTIGSQMFSNDYGAVSDAGYQLPRIPIEKVPRQFHRQEVNYDTPEKPGTIIVDTQNKFLYFVEPEGRAIRYGIGVGREGFEWHGTAHIALKREWPTWTPPGEMVKRQPELAKFAGGMEPGLKNPLGARAMYLFNKGGDSGYRLHGSPEWNSIGKAMSSGCIRLMNQDIIDLYDRAEVGAKVIVM; this is encoded by the coding sequence ATGCGCATGAAATCATTTGCAATCATCGCCGCATTGGCGCTGTCCACCGCTATCGCTGGTTGCAGCACCATCGGCTCGCAGATGTTTTCCAACGACTATGGCGCGGTGAGCGATGCTGGCTACCAACTGCCGCGCATCCCGATCGAGAAAGTGCCGAGGCAGTTCCATCGGCAGGAAGTGAATTACGATACCCCGGAAAAGCCGGGCACGATCATTGTCGATACGCAAAACAAGTTCCTCTACTTCGTCGAGCCTGAAGGCCGGGCCATTCGCTACGGCATCGGCGTTGGCCGCGAGGGCTTCGAGTGGCACGGCACCGCTCACATCGCGCTGAAGCGCGAATGGCCGACCTGGACGCCTCCTGGTGAGATGGTCAAGCGCCAGCCGGAACTCGCCAAGTTCGCGGGTGGCATGGAGCCGGGCCTGAAGAACCCGCTAGGCGCGCGCGCCATGTATCTGTTCAACAAGGGCGGCGACTCGGGCTATCGCCTGCACGGCAGCCCGGAATGGAATTCGATCGGCAAGGCGATGTCGTCTGGCTGCATCCGCTTGATGAACCAGGACATCATCGATCTCTATGACCGCGCCGAAGTCGGCGCCAAGGTCATCGTGATGTAG
- the nhaA gene encoding Na+/H+ antiporter NhaA has translation MQDTKQRPVSIFREFLDGEAAGGIILMVAAALALIVANSPLAETYFAALHAYVGPLSVSHWVNDGLMAIFFLLVGLEIKREVLDGQLSTWPRRVLPGIAAAGGMLVPALVYVAINRNNAAALSGWAIPTATDIAFALGVLSLLGNRVPASLKIFLTALAIIDDLGAVIIIAVFYTSGLSLAYLGAAFAVIALLVVLNRMRVLTLVPYLVLGAILWVLVLKSGVHATLAGVALALTIPLKVSPGSGHDLDHSPLHRLEHGLHKIVPFVVIPIFGFANAGVSLAGLSAAALVEPLTLGVAAGLVLGKLVGVFGSSALAIRLGFADLPANASWLHMIGISLLCGIGFTMSLFIGLLAFASDVGLQDAVKVGILAGSFIAALLGAAVLLMAPAAGGAEVDES, from the coding sequence ATGCAGGACACCAAGCAGCGGCCGGTTTCCATCTTCCGCGAATTCCTTGATGGCGAGGCGGCCGGCGGCATCATCCTGATGGTGGCTGCGGCGCTGGCGCTGATCGTCGCCAACTCGCCCCTGGCGGAAACCTACTTCGCCGCCCTGCACGCCTATGTCGGCCCGCTCAGCGTCTCGCACTGGGTCAATGACGGCCTGATGGCCATTTTCTTCCTGCTCGTCGGCCTGGAGATCAAGCGCGAGGTTCTGGACGGCCAGCTGTCGACATGGCCGCGCCGCGTCCTGCCCGGCATCGCCGCCGCCGGCGGCATGCTGGTTCCGGCGCTCGTCTATGTCGCCATCAATCGCAACAACGCCGCTGCCCTGTCCGGCTGGGCCATCCCGACCGCCACCGACATTGCCTTCGCGCTCGGCGTGCTGTCGCTGCTCGGCAACCGCGTGCCGGCGTCGCTGAAGATCTTCCTGACCGCGCTCGCCATCATCGACGACCTTGGCGCCGTCATCATCATCGCGGTGTTTTATACGAGCGGCCTGTCGCTCGCCTATCTTGGCGCTGCCTTCGCCGTCATCGCCTTGCTTGTCGTGCTCAATCGCATGCGCGTGCTGACGCTGGTGCCCTATCTGGTGCTGGGCGCCATCCTGTGGGTGCTGGTGCTGAAATCGGGTGTCCATGCCACGCTTGCCGGCGTGGCGCTGGCGCTGACCATTCCGCTAAAGGTTTCTCCGGGCAGCGGCCATGATCTCGACCATTCGCCGCTGCATCGGCTCGAACATGGCCTGCACAAGATAGTCCCCTTCGTCGTCATCCCGATCTTCGGCTTTGCCAATGCCGGCGTTTCGCTTGCCGGCCTGAGCGCGGCTGCTTTGGTCGAGCCGCTGACACTGGGCGTCGCTGCTGGGCTGGTTCTGGGCAAGCTGGTCGGCGTGTTCGGTTCCTCGGCGCTTGCCATCCGGCTCGGCTTCGCCGATCTGCCGGCCAATGCCAGCTGGCTGCACATGATCGGCATTTCGCTGCTCTGCGGCATCGGCTTCACCATGAGCCTGTTCATCGGCCTGCTCGCTTTCGCCAGCGACGTGGGGCTGCAGGACGCCGTCAAGGTCGGTATACTTGCCGGCTCCTTCATCGCTGCTTTGCTGGGCGCCGCCGTGCTGCTCATGGCGCCAGCCGCAGGTGGGGCGGAAGTGGACGAGAGCTAG
- a CDS encoding type II toxin-antitoxin system VapC family toxin, which translates to MFVDAAAIVAILSLEAEADRCAKAIMEAAAPFTSSIAVWEAAMALSRSEKLAIPVARSLEIVGRFLEDRAIALRELPPASEAAALSVEAASRFRNNAIRLNMADCFHYACARYYAVPILSTDDEFRLTDLETVP; encoded by the coding sequence ATGTTTGTCGATGCCGCCGCCATTGTCGCGATATTGAGCCTTGAGGCCGAAGCCGATCGTTGTGCGAAGGCAATCATGGAGGCGGCGGCTCCATTCACGTCGTCAATAGCTGTCTGGGAAGCAGCGATGGCACTTTCGCGATCGGAAAAGCTGGCCATACCGGTTGCCAGGAGCCTGGAAATAGTCGGTCGCTTTCTTGAGGATCGGGCGATTGCGCTGCGTGAGCTTCCGCCCGCCTCGGAAGCGGCTGCGCTGTCTGTCGAGGCGGCATCCCGGTTTCGAAACAACGCAATCCGCCTGAACATGGCTGACTGCTTCCACTACGCCTGCGCACGTTACTACGCTGTTCCAATCCTATCCACGGACGACGAGTTCAGGCTCACGGATCTGGAGACTGTTCCTTGA
- a CDS encoding [protein-PII] uridylyltransferase encodes MAKISLKLDELIDGEALRRDMTALTAATAGDGSGQVARTGVLQLLKARLAEGRKTAERMLMDDGGGSVCAARLSHLMDEIIRALYDFATTHVYRVKNPSSAERMAVVAVGGYGRGTLAPGSDIDLLFLLPYKQTPWGEQTVEYMLYMLWDLGLKVGHATRNIDECLRLSRADITIRTSILEARFLWGEQKLYDELMLRFDHEVVRTTGPEYVQAKLAERDERHAKAGESRYLVEPNVKDGKGGLRDLQTLFWIAKYFYRVRTGEELIEKGVFTEGEYREFLKTEDFLWAVRCHMHFLTGKAEERLHFDIQREIAERLGYTSHPGLSAVERFMKHYFLVAKDVGDLTRIFCAALEEEQAKHVPGFNRIFLTFSRRKRKLAGTSDFIVDNHRINIADDQVFERDPVNLLRLFWFADKHGLEFHPDALKLLTRSLGLVNKSLRRDEEANRLFLDILTSDRNAELNLRRMNEAGLLGKLIPDFGKIVAMMQFSMYHHYTVDEHLIRCIGVLAEIERGDGEKIHPLSHTLMPGLKKSREALYVAVLLHDIAKGRPEDHSEAGARIARRICPHMGLSPADTETVAWLVEHHLVMSMTAQTRDLNDRKTIEDFASIVQSVERLKLLLILTVCDIRGVGPGVWNGWKGQLLRTLYFETELLLTGGFSEVSRAERTAAARERLAEALAEWPEKARKRYVGLHYENYLLTVDLADQLRHAEFVRDADDAGNKLATMVKTYQFEAVTEITVLAQDHPRLLSVIAGACAAAGGNIVDAQIFTTSDGRALDTILISREFDRDEDERRRAERVGRLIEDVLSGKSWLPEMIEKRTKPKRGAKVFRIQPRAEIRNTLSNRFSVIEVEGLDRPGLLSEITGTLSDLSLDIASAHITTFGEKVIDTFYITDLTGQKIDSPARTTTIRNRLIAALEGIAPERGGKSKAAAE; translated from the coding sequence ATGGCGAAAATCTCCCTGAAGCTCGATGAACTGATCGACGGCGAAGCCTTGCGCCGCGACATGACGGCGCTGACCGCCGCCACGGCCGGCGACGGCTCCGGGCAGGTTGCGCGCACGGGTGTTCTCCAGCTTCTCAAGGCCAGGCTAGCCGAGGGCCGCAAGACAGCCGAGCGCATGCTGATGGACGACGGCGGCGGCTCAGTGTGCGCCGCGCGGCTGTCGCACCTCATGGATGAGATCATCCGTGCGCTCTATGATTTCGCCACCACCCACGTCTACCGCGTGAAAAATCCGTCGTCGGCCGAACGCATGGCGGTGGTCGCCGTCGGCGGCTATGGCCGTGGCACGCTGGCGCCGGGATCCGACATCGACCTGCTGTTCCTGCTGCCCTACAAGCAGACGCCATGGGGCGAACAGACAGTCGAATACATGCTCTACATGCTGTGGGACCTGGGACTGAAGGTCGGTCACGCCACCCGCAACATCGACGAATGCCTGCGGCTGTCGCGCGCCGACATCACCATCCGCACCTCGATCCTGGAAGCGCGCTTCCTGTGGGGTGAGCAGAAGCTCTATGACGAACTCATGCTGCGCTTCGACCACGAAGTGGTGCGCACCACCGGACCTGAATATGTGCAGGCCAAGCTGGCCGAACGCGACGAGCGCCACGCCAAGGCCGGCGAAAGCCGCTATCTGGTCGAGCCGAACGTCAAGGACGGCAAGGGCGGCCTGCGCGACCTGCAGACGCTGTTCTGGATCGCCAAATATTTCTACCGGGTGCGCACCGGCGAGGAACTGATCGAGAAAGGCGTCTTCACCGAGGGCGAGTATCGCGAATTCCTGAAGACCGAGGACTTCTTGTGGGCGGTGCGCTGCCACATGCATTTCCTCACCGGCAAGGCCGAGGAGCGGCTGCATTTCGACATCCAGCGCGAGATCGCAGAACGGCTGGGCTACACCAGCCATCCGGGGCTTTCGGCGGTCGAGCGCTTCATGAAGCACTACTTCCTTGTCGCCAAGGATGTCGGCGACCTGACCCGCATCTTCTGCGCCGCGCTCGAGGAAGAGCAGGCCAAGCATGTGCCGGGCTTCAACCGCATCTTCCTGACCTTCTCGCGCCGCAAGCGCAAGCTGGCCGGCACCTCTGACTTCATCGTCGACAATCACCGTATCAACATCGCCGACGACCAGGTGTTCGAGCGCGATCCGGTCAATCTGCTCAGGCTGTTCTGGTTCGCCGACAAGCACGGGCTGGAATTCCATCCCGATGCGCTGAAACTGCTGACCCGGTCGCTCGGCCTCGTCAACAAGTCGCTGCGGCGCGACGAGGAGGCCAACCGGCTGTTCCTCGACATCCTAACCTCCGACCGCAATGCCGAACTCAATCTGCGGCGGATGAACGAGGCCGGACTGCTGGGCAAGCTGATCCCGGATTTCGGCAAGATCGTCGCCATGATGCAATTCTCGATGTACCACCACTATACGGTGGACGAGCACCTGATCCGCTGCATCGGGGTGCTGGCCGAGATCGAGCGCGGCGACGGTGAGAAAATCCACCCGCTGTCGCACACGCTGATGCCGGGGTTGAAGAAGAGCCGCGAGGCGCTCTATGTCGCGGTGCTGCTGCACGACATCGCCAAGGGCAGGCCGGAGGACCATTCCGAGGCCGGCGCCAGGATCGCGCGGCGCATCTGCCCGCATATGGGCCTGTCGCCCGCCGACACCGAAACCGTCGCCTGGCTGGTGGAGCACCACCTCGTCATGTCGATGACGGCGCAGACCCGCGACCTCAACGACCGCAAGACGATCGAGGACTTTGCCTCGATCGTGCAGTCGGTCGAGCGGCTGAAGCTGCTTTTGATCCTGACCGTCTGCGATATCAGGGGCGTTGGGCCGGGCGTCTGGAACGGCTGGAAGGGCCAGTTGCTGCGCACGCTCTACTTCGAAACCGAACTGCTGCTCACCGGCGGGTTTTCGGAGGTGTCGCGTGCCGAGCGCACGGCGGCGGCGCGCGAGCGGCTGGCGGAAGCGCTTGCCGAATGGCCGGAAAAGGCCCGCAAGCGTTATGTCGGCCTGCATTACGAAAATTATCTGCTGACCGTCGACCTCGCCGATCAGTTGCGCCATGCCGAGTTCGTCCGCGACGCGGACGATGCCGGCAACAAGCTCGCTACGATGGTCAAGACCTATCAGTTCGAGGCAGTGACCGAGATTACCGTGCTGGCGCAGGATCATCCGCGCCTGCTGTCGGTGATCGCAGGCGCCTGTGCGGCCGCCGGCGGCAACATCGTCGATGCGCAGATCTTCACCACATCCGATGGCCGCGCGCTGGACACCATCTTGATCTCCAGGGAATTCGACCGCGACGAAGACGAACGGCGCCGCGCCGAGCGCGTCGGCCGCCTGATCGAGGACGTCCTGTCGGGCAAGAGCTGGCTGCCGGAGATGATCGAAAAGCGCACCAAACCAAAACGTGGCGCCAAGGTGTTTCGTATCCAGCCGCGCGCCGAAATCCGCAACACGCTGTCAAACCGTTTCTCTGTCATCGAGGTCGAGGGGCTGGACCGGCCGGGCCTGCTGTCGGAGATCACCGGAACGCTGTCGGACCTGTCGCTCGATATCGCATCGGCCCACATCACCACCTTTGGCGAGAAGGTCATCGATACGTTCTACATCACCGACCTCACCGGCCAGAAGATCGACAGCCCGGCGCGCACGACCACCATCCGCAACCGGCTGATCGCGGCACTCGAAGGCATTGCCCCGGAACGCGGCGGCAAGTCCAAGGCCGCCGCCGAGTGA